CAGCCACGAACCATTTATTTAGAATCAAGCCCAACGTCATCAATATCAAGAGGAGGAAGATTTCCGTAACACCTGTACCAACACTTTTTCATTCCTTGTCATATTTTCCTCGGTTAATTACTTCCTTGGTTTTACCTAAGTGGGCTGATCGTTCCACTCTGACTCTGCTGTTCTCCTCCAGCTGCGTCCCTGAGATGCTACACCTGCATGGGCTCCAACAATGAGGACTGCAACCGGCAAGGCTCCAAGATCTGCCCCAGCTTCTCTGACGCGTGTGCCGTGGTACTGGGCCATGACAGTGAGTCCAACACACAGCGGAGCACTGTTTTTTCACCCTTCTACTTTAATTAATGGCTTTCCTGTTGATACAGTTCATGGCATACATTAAACCAACCAATCAATTAATTACAATGCATTAGTAAAAGAGATAGTGGATGAACCGGTAATGAGTCTCACTTTAACTCAGTGGGGGggcttaggtgtgtgtgtgtgtgtgtgtgtgtgtgtgtgtgtgtgtgtgtgtgtgtgtgtgtgtgtgtgtgtgtgtgtgtgtgtgtgtgtgtgtgtgtgtgtgtgtgtgtgtgtgtgcgctctgtCTGGTATCCCATGGCAGACCAGAGGGGTGTCTGGGTCTTTCGAGGAAATTAGGAGATTCTCAGCCTTCACTCGGTCGATTTCATTAATTAGGAAAGTGTTTGTAGCGCCCAgcgtatccccccccccacccacccccccgctAGCCTCTCATCATTAATCCCAGGCAGTGGCCTCAACTCGAGTTTGGTCCTTAAACGGGCCATTTTTGAACCCGTTTAACGGGTGGCTTTAGTCTAGACTAAATGATGGTCAGCCACCGATGTGCTTCATCTGTGGTGCTTGCTTGCTCGCTCCCACAGGCGGGGTGATGAAGACCTGCTCCTACAAGGCCTTCTGCAGCCAGGCCAACAGCCAGGGCTACCGCTCCCCGGGGGTCAGGGTCCACTGTTGCTACGGCGACGACTGCAACGTCACGGGCGTGGCCGCCGCGCTGCCCGCTCTCAGCTTTCTGCTGCTGTCTCTGGCCGTGGTGCTCCCTTGGGGGGCCTGACCGcaacaccactaccaccactaccaccactaccactgctactgctaccactactactactactgagaCTATTAGTACTGCCAGTACTTCTaccacaactactactactactaatactactactactactacggcCAGTACCTCTACTGTACTACTACTAAGACTACTAGTACTGCCAGTTCTTCTaccacttctactactactacacttcaactaatactactactggcagtacttctactactgctactagtactactaccatCAAGACTACTACAACTGCCAGTACTTctgccactactactactactactactactagtactactaccactaagactaatactactagtactactaccatTAAGACTAATACTACTGCAggtacttctactactactcctactactacgACGACAACGATGAATGCTACTCCTGCCATTATTTTGACAAGTGCTAATACTACTACGAGGAAATGTGTAACTTTCACCGTTAATGCCATCTACAGTGTGACTACACTTGTATCCTCTCAACACATCGATGCCAAGGAACCCTGTCTCTACTTTTACTACCCCTACCTGCTTTTATATGGTTGTTGAAGACAGGCAAGACGTGATGAGGACTTCAGGATTTATTCGTTCATCTGGTGGATCGCTGCCGTCCATGATTAATGATTAATAGGGTAATTAGCTAAACTAAGGTGTCATCCTCTGCGTACAAGTTACGATGCTTAAATGATTTATTCTTATATGGTCTGTTTTGCTACAGCACTCAAACCTGCCTGGCACAAAGAATGAAACAACATGTTATCAGGTTCATTGTTTGCCGTTTCAAAACTAAATGAACTGTGACATCTATGATTAATTCACACTCAGGCAAATAAGGCAAAGACCAAATGCAGTTGCTGGCGTGGAATTAACCAATTAGCCTCTGAACTCTCAATGACGCATCTGAGTCAAATGTACGTGCGTTGTTTTAATGCAATACCAGCTAGTGTGTGAAATGTGAAATACCCTTAGTTTcagcgatgggggggggggctccctacATAGTGCGCCACTGTTATGCTGAAGGTCACCCAGACTCAATTCTAGTGGCGGCGCTAAATGACAAAAACAAATGAGTGACATGAGGTTTAATGTGCAGTCCCCAAAAAGTTTGGGAACAGCTACGACAAATTGATAGATTTTTTGTGATTTGTTGAAATATTATATGAATCTATTAATGATGTGTCATTATTGCACATTAATAATTAAGATTTGAATATCTAAGAACTTTTCAAGATCGTAATTATATTCGGTATCATTAGCAGTTATAATACCAATCCACAAGGTGCAAATGTGATAAATTCAGACTAATATGAACTAATATCAACATAATATGAACTAGGCATAACCTATATTAACCCATGTCTGCATTATTGGAAACTCGGTAGTTGAAAGAGTAGAATAATGTGTTTTGAATCACCTATTTGAGAATATGTTGAAGAAATAATACATTTCCTAATAATATTAGATAAATATAATATAGCTGCCTATCTGAATTTATTGATGACCTACATAATGCATATTTAATAGCCAGCTGATGtgaacaattaaaaaatgtttGTTGACATCCTTAAAGATATGATCTCAATACGTAGGGAACCATGTATTGTCatcaatatatcaatataattAAGATTAATGTGACCTTTGAAAATCCACCGGACAAACCCGACTCTTCACCACGGCTTGTAGTTCTCCCGACCTACACTGTGGGGCAGTGCAAGCATACTTTTTGATGTCCGATCCAGGCAAATGTCAAATCAACTTCTTGACTAAGAATCACTCCTAAATCGATTGCTGTTCGTGAAATAAGAATTTGCAACGCTATTTTAtgattgtttgtatttttttgtgtatcgtcaagaaaagataaaaaataccTCTCCCTTTCACTAAACCTCCTCTAATTTTCTTTAACCACTTTCATCATATCAACCGAACGAAAACGTCTCTCTTCCCTTCCCTGTTCCATCCCCCGTAGCGCACCCTCCCCTGCTGAGCCCCGGCAGGTCTCTCCTTTGACAGGCAGGTGTGAGAGTGTGAACGTGCTGCCCTGGTGGGGGATCGACACTGACCCCAAACCGTGAAGATCTGGGGCCGGCTTTGTAGACGGAGCCTGCGCTGGCTGCTCCCGTCTGCGGTTCAGAGCAGTGTGGGCCCCACGTCAACTCTCATCACATTTATTTGGAGGGCTTTTCCGTTAATTAGGATGGGAGGTCCAGGGGGGCCCTAATCTTGAAGAGCTGATGCGATGGGTggtagggggtggtggagggggaggaggactggaactggaaggagagggggggggcgggggggggcgggggtaaaAGGTGCCGCTGAAGAGTAAGGTGTCCGACGTTTGTAGCCAAAGGCCTGTAGTTCACATCCAGAATGTTCAACAGTGTTACAGTGACGTGCTGACGTTAAGAAGCCCCTCGTTCTCAGACCGAACCCGGTGCCTTCTTCCTCTGTAAAATTACACACTGCTCTTTCAAGTACCTACACGCGTTCTACTGAGAGAGTTTatagttggaggaggagggggggagggacggcTAAAGTTAAATCTCAACGAGGGGGCCCTGCTGGAAATTGCAGTCCTTCTAGACAATAACATCGGCGACagtctcccccatcccccctccccacaccagaCAGACGCACGCGGGCGCCATCAGAGCTTTTAAAGTGAAGGTCATCTCCATGGCGACTTTTCTGTTTAAATTGGAGTATGTTTAATCCCAGCCCTCCAACACCTGAAGACATTATCACAGCAAATCCGGCAGTTGCTCATTAAAGTCATGAGCCGTCTGCCCTTTGCAGAAGGCTGTGTGAGGgtaataaagaagaagaagaagaaggggaaacAAATCCTGTCAATACCCTGAATTCCTCCCTGGAACCACAGGCCCCGTGTAAGACTGCTGCTAAAGTTCAAG
Above is a window of Gadus morhua chromosome 15, gadMor3.0, whole genome shotgun sequence DNA encoding:
- the ly6pge gene encoding lymphocyte antigen 6 family member pge, with product MKAVHCWPVALLLSLVLLPDYTASLRCYTCMGSNNEDCNRQGSKICPSFSDACAVVLGHDSGVMKTCSYKAFCSQANSQGYRSPGVRVHCCYGDDCNVTGVAAALPALSFLLLSLAVVLPWGA